A region of Bifidobacterium adolescentis ATCC 15703 DNA encodes the following proteins:
- a CDS encoding histidine phosphatase family protein has translation MPATTIHFVRHGKVENPGHLLYERLPGFHLSDVGVRMAQATAHYIAVSPQLNTVSAVYSSPLERTRETAGEILESLNSVRGLRGEEPLELQTDERLIEARNEFRGKRIGFGEGALWKNGNWKLVRNLWKPSWGESYQSIAHRMQDFALEKVAEYPGKQIVVVSHESPIWSYRHMLETGHPEHNMLLRHTALASITSITYDCNTGKIMSITYADPAADVE, from the coding sequence ATGCCGGCGACAACCATCCATTTCGTGCGCCACGGCAAAGTGGAGAACCCCGGGCACCTGCTGTACGAGCGGCTGCCCGGTTTCCACCTGTCCGACGTGGGCGTGCGCATGGCGCAGGCCACCGCGCATTACATCGCGGTCAGCCCGCAGCTGAACACCGTATCCGCCGTCTACTCGTCGCCGCTGGAACGCACGCGCGAAACGGCGGGGGAGATCCTCGAATCGCTGAATTCGGTACGTGGACTGCGCGGCGAGGAACCGCTGGAGCTGCAGACGGACGAACGCCTCATCGAAGCGCGCAACGAATTTCGCGGCAAGCGTATCGGCTTCGGCGAAGGCGCGCTGTGGAAGAACGGCAACTGGAAGCTGGTACGCAACCTGTGGAAGCCGAGCTGGGGCGAAAGCTACCAGTCGATCGCGCATCGCATGCAGGACTTCGCCTTGGAGAAAGTGGCGGAATATCCCGGCAAACAGATCGTGGTGGTCAGCCACGAATCGCCGATTTGGAGCTACCGGCACATGCTGGAAACGGGGCACCCCGAACACAACATGCTGTTGCGCCACACCGCGCTCGCTTCTATCACCTCCATCACTTACGATTGCAATACCGGGAAAATAATGTCCATTACGTACGCCGATCCGGCGGCGGACGTCGAATAA